A DNA window from Daucus carota subsp. sativus chromosome 3, DH1 v3.0, whole genome shotgun sequence contains the following coding sequences:
- the LOC108214357 gene encoding violaxanthin de-epoxidase, chloroplastic: MTSSISAPPWIVLESGTPGFYPTHPFVRIHRNSHNNIAAIRSKSSRKSSVCVSTTSINETEGKDINETVKIVGIVGQGSLSPLNSASWHEVMLHTAKRLKWVDDGFEMVVFTDNIQQSSDETVKNLTKDLHYANMLVLISVHNEESVKWIQQNSQNIPNIVCFESSPGLSNKLGGSLVQRKTRVDIFSKLSEISQPKKANESEEVVKTIYDAWDRHNSDDIRFSLLVIINAYIRPVSILKNLRAQGFSTLSCMVKNCGPQVFNCLLDPNCRKALQCLNQCSPVDQVCNYQCIASYESPALEEFSLCVLQKNNCLELEAKIPEKPYVSPMNSFRGKDLSHEIAEDLFVGCLGNLDWSWRVVAGQNPAYDQFPCQYQLFYRGKARGSFWYEPVFQVKTLEGGLVWRRRKYRVKRSKVPGTFNFTVLDNGVVSNEFWTIVDVAADFSWGLFHYSGAARVAGQSYTGAVLVSPNGEYPDERERGRLVSALDRCHIKEWELFNVDNCSCKDPPLGLPEGSSLHKIIKVEDLKGSFI, translated from the exons ATGACCTCCTCCATCAGTGCACCCCCCTGGATTGTTCTGGAATCGGGTACACCCGGTTTCTACCCGACCCACCCGTTTGTTCGAATCCACCGGAACAGCCATAATAATATTGCCGCTATCCGGTCAAAATCCAGTCGGAAAAGCAGCGTGTGCGTATCAACAACAAGCATAAATGAAACGGAGGGTAAAGATATAAATGAGACGGTGAAAATAGTGGGTATTGTTGGACAAGGCAGCTTGAGCCCTCTTAACTCTGCTTCTTGGCACGAAGTCATGCTTCACACT GCCAAGAGACTAAAATGGGTTGATGATGGATTTGAAATGGTGGTATTTACTGATAACATTCAGCAATCTTCTGACGAGACAGTTAAGAATCTTACCAAGGATCTACATTATGCAAATATGTTGGTGCTTATTTCTGTACATAATGAAGAATCAGTAAAATGGATTCAACAGAACAGCCAAAACATCCCAAACATAGTATGCTTTGAGTCCTCTCCAGGACTAAGTAACAAGCTAGGAGGGTCACTTGTCCAGAGAAAAACCAGGGTGGACATTTTCAGCAAACTATCAGAAATTTCTCAGCCTAAGAAAGCAAATGAATCAGAAGAAGTTGTTAAAACAATTTACGATGCTTGGGACCGGCATAACTCGGATGATATAAGATTCTCTTTGCTAGTAATAATTAATGCTTATATACGACCAGTTTCAATATTGAAAAACCTCAGAGCACAAGGTTTCTCTACGCTTAGTTGCATGGTAAAGAATTGTGGGCCTCAGGTCTTTAACTGTCTCTTAGATCCTAATTGTAGGAAGGCTCTTCAATGCCTGAATCAATGCAGTCCAGTAGATCAGGTATGTAACTATCAATGTATTGCTTCATATGAGAGTCCAGCACTAGAAGAATTTTCTCTTTGCGTATTACAGAAGAACAATTGCCTTGAGTTGGAGGCAAAGATCCCTGAAAAACCTTATGTCTCACCGATGAATAGCTTCCGAGGGAAAGACCTGAGTCATGAAATTGCTGAGGATCTTTTTGTGGGTTGTTTAGGGAATTTGGACTGGAGTTGGCGTGTTGTAGCAGGACAGAACCCTGCCTACGATCAGTTTCCTTGTCAGTACCAGCTCTTCTACAGAGGCAAGGCAAGGGGGTCATTCTGGTATGAGCCAGTTTTTCAGGTGAAAACCTTGGAGGGGGGGTTAGTTTGGAGGCGGCGAAAATATCGAGTTAAAAGAAGCAAAGTTCCTGGGACATTTAATTTTACTGTATTGGATAATGGGGTGGTTTCAAATGAGTTCTGGACTATTGTGGATGTTGCTGCTGATTTTAGCTGGGGTTTGTTTCACTATAGTGGAGCTGCTCGAGTTGCTGGACAATCTTACACCGGAGCAGTTCTTGTTAGTCCAAACGGTGAATACCCAGATGAGAGGGAGCGGGGAAGATTAGTTTCTGCATTGGACAGATGCCACATCAAAGAGTGGGAGTTGTTCAATGTTGACAATTGTTCGTGCAAAGATCCACCACTGGGCCTTCCAGAAGGTTCGAGTTTGCACAAGATCATCAAAGTTGAGGATCTAAAAGGCTCCTTCATATGA